The genomic stretch AAATCCCGCAGGTAGAAATGAGAATTGTAAGGCGGGAGGAAGCCTGTCCTATTTCCCAGGTGTTAGAGTAGGTAGATGGGTTCTAAGTTGTTTAGCGGTTCTCTGTGCAAGAAGCTTTCACATCTAGCCATACTGGGGTCTGCAGCAGCGAGGCCTTGGGATATCCACTCACAACAAGTTTCTGGAGTTATTCATGTTCACTCTGATGCAGCATCGCAGTGGCACTCGCCTCTTCCCCTTGTCACCTACAAGCCTGGATGAAGGGAAACATGTTAGCAGAGGCAGTCTTGGCCCGTGGGAAATTCCACCATGGCATGACTATGTGAGTGTAACCGAAGCTACTATATAAGGGCTTCTGGCAACAGGCTCATTAGAAATAGTCCcatgccagggcgcctgggtggctcagtcggttgggcgtccgacttcggctcaggccatgatctcgtggtccgtgaattcgagccctgcgtcgggctctgtgctgacagctcagagcctggagcctgtttcggattctgtatctccctctctctctgaccctcccccgttcatgctctgtctctctctgtctcaaaaataaataaatgttaaaaaaaaaagagaaatagtccCATGCCTACTGCAATGCCAAAATAGAAATAGCAAGCCTATATAACACTTTAGTATACGCCAgccactgttctaggtgctttacCTCTATGTACTCGTTTGCCCTTATGGCACTTATGaagccattttacagatgagcagacTGAGGCATAGAAAGGCTGAGAGTCACACAACTcataagtagcagagctgggatttaaacccaagaAGTCTGGCTCCTTTCTGGAGAGCACTTTGGCAACATGAATCGAAAGGAGGTTATACTTCCTTCCAGCATTAGTTGCTTGTCTTCTGCCACATTTTCTCTGAAAGGGCTAGGGGAAACACATCAGTTTTCAAGCCGGACAGATCTGAACTCAAATCTGGGCTCAATGCTTTATCAGCTGTATCATCTTTATCAAGTGACTTGAAAGCTCTGAcccttaattttctttatctgtaaaatgggaacaatcgTCAGTGTCTCAGAgagttgctgtgagaattaaatgcagCCATGTATGAGAAAGACTGGTACCTAGTTTTACAGTGTTCTCAGTTTCACTAGGCTTGGCCTAAATGGACATTTCCTTTCCATGCCTCTTTCGTGATTCAAGTTATTTATTAGGCTCATAACTATTCCTGACTACATGTTAAATACCCTACTCTGAGAGGTCGGAGATTGCTCTAAtctataattctcttttctttcctctgtgtttgtCACCCtgactctttttcttctctcattctattgtttttttctctttctcttttctgctcttcTTTTCCTATAGGAATGatctttcttttggtctttttttccctctaaattgATTGTGAATTGAGAGGGAATGGACAATGGCTTATGTGCTAAATTTACAAGAACAATGTAGTCATGAAGATAATAAGACACAATAATGTCCAGTGTTGACAAAAATGGGAAATATGGGCACTCTCTACATTGCTGGTGGCTtataaattgataaaactttttGGCAGTATGAATCAAAAAATGTAAGTGTATATACCCTTTGAACCAGAAAGTCTTATTCTGGGAAATTGTTCCAGGGAATAATCATTATCCATAGGATGTTTGTATCAACtagcttttgctgcataacaaccCTCTCCAAACTTTGTGGATCAAAATAGCAaacatgtattatttcttatattcttgCAAGTTGACTGGGTGGTTGTTCAGTTCTGGTTCAGCTCAGTAAGAGCTGGAGGGCCTAGCTGAATGGCCTCACTGACATGTTTGGGCCTCAGTCGGGATGACTGGACCCTGTCTCTGTATGGTGTCTCCTTCTCCAGGAGGAAAACCCAGGCTCGTTCATATGGTGGTATCAGGATTCCTAGCAACAAAAAATGGGGCAAGCCTCAGTATATAAACAGTTTTCAAGCCTCTGTCTATCCCACATTTGCTAATGTCCCTACACAGCAAAGCAAGTCAGATGGTCAAGCCCAGAtttaggaagagagaaacagaatttaCTATTTGATTGGAGGAGCTACAAAATATtggaatcatttttttcctacaacGTTTGTTCATCACAGGACTGTctgtaataacaacaaaaacaaacaagaagagtagaggacaaaaaaaattaaacgtcttctcaaataaatcaaacatccatacaatgggataacAATGCAACATTTATAAATGACTGAAAGGAAGAGTTAATGCTATAGGGAAATGTTCTCCATATAGAATTAAGTGGGGGAGTAAAAGGGTtacaaaatcttatttttgtgAAGCAAAAAAGCATAAagcacagattttatttattttgtttatttattttgggagagaaagagagagagcgtgtgctcAAGCACaagtggtgaggggcagagaaaaaatcccaagcaggctctgagctgccagcacagagcctgagcaggtcttgatctcaccaactgaaccatgagatcctgacctgagccaaaatcaactcAGTCATTtaattgactgggccacccaggcacccctaaaaagcacagattttaaaaaagagattggaAGGACAGCAACAAAATGGTAATATATCTAATGATGAGATTacttttaacttcttccttatgCTTTTCTGTATACAGTTAACAATTCTACTGTCCTGCACTTACCTAAGCACTTCACATATgttaatttaatcttcacaatgacCCAATAAGATATAGTCTAGCAGTATcattgtccctattttacagatgaggaacctaaGACACAGGAAAGCTTACTAACatacccaaagtcacacatcaGGTAGAAGGCAGATCCTTGATTTCATTCTAAACTCCATGCTCTTTTAACTATTATTCTTTCTTCTAAGTCAAGTGATTTGTCTGGAACCAGAGTGTGGTGTTTGGTAAATGGACTATATCATTggttttaaacctttaaaaaaaaatcatcaggggcgcctgggtggctcagtcggttaagcgtccgacttcagctcaggtcacgatctcgcggtccgtgagtttgagccccgcgtcgggctctgggctgatggctcagagcctggagcctgcttccgattctgtgtctccctctctctctgcccttcccccattcatgctctgtctctctctgtctcaaaaataaataaacgttaaaaaaaaattaaaaaaaatcatcaaacacTTTTTCTTGCAAAAGTAATATACTCCAGAAgtagaataaaaagatgaaattccATCTGCCAGGATCCCAGTAACATCCTCAGAGAAAACCATTATTAGTAGTTTAGTATGTATCCTTCCATATCTTTCTTCTATATGCAATTACATACCTAAAcacactgtgtgtatgtgtgggtatgcatatatgtgtgtgtatgcttttTCCCCATACATGAAATTATACTCTACCCTCATTATTTGGTGACATTTGGCCGGCTTTGGAGATCTTATCATGTCAATCTACACAGATCTGCCTTATTCCTTTTTGCGACTTAATCAGTTTCTTCTAAATAGAATGAGTCCCAGAAATACCCTCATGGTATGGACTTCCTTTGACAGGCTGGGAGCAAAGGGCCCCCAGAGAGAGtttaagaaaggagaaacataGTCATGAGAGATGTAAAAAGATGACCCAAACATATTTGTAACCGGTTGTATTTGTTTCCTAGCattgctgtaacaaagtaccacaaactgagtggctcaaaacaacagaaacttactgtttcacagttctggaggtgaaaaatccaaaatcaaggtcgTGGCAGGACCATACTCCCTGGGAAGGCTCTGGAAGGAaccctttcttgcctcttccaggtTCACCTGGCTCCCAGCAATCCCTAGTGTTCCTCGGCTTGGCTCCCCTTCCTCACATAACCTTTTCCCCTGTGTGTATGTGCCTTTGTGCATCTATCCTCTTATAAAAACATCAGTGATTGGATTTAGGGCCTACCCTAATCCAGTACGACCTCATCTTAgtttaattaattacatctgcaaagaccttatttccaaattgaAGTTTATACTCTGAGGCTCCAGGTGGACAGGAATTTTAGGGGGCTTCCTATTCAACCTGCTACATAGGCCTAAAGTTTCCACCTTAATAAAAGTGGCATTATTACGCAATTGACAAAAAGCATAGTATTCTGTTTAGAGCATATGGATCAAGTCCACTAGGCTTTGAGGGACTCGCAGTTGAGAAATTCAATGCACTGTCAAAAAAGTGTAAACAAACTTAATTTCATATTAGCTGTGAAAACAAATTTTCATCTCATGGGTAGGGATGCAAAACTTTAGAATTTCCAGTAGAGGATCACAATTTAaaggccccctcctcccccatccacctgggtggctcagtcggttaagtgtctgacttcagctcaggtcatatctcatggtttgtgagttcaagccccacgtctggctctgtgctgacagctcagagcctggagtctgctttggattctctgtctccctctctctgcccctccccttcttgtgctctgtctctctctctctcataaataaataaacattaaaaaaattaaatgataccCCCAACATTTTTATAACATAACTGTAGCTTATATAATGCAGTATCATTCTGATTTTGCACCTAGGTCTTTTGCTTTAATCATGACCTGGCACACACAGAAGGAACTGGAATAAGATTATTTAAGAAGGAGCTAACCAAATGAATTCCAAGGTAAATTGTTATTCCTCCAATCTTTTCATTCTGGGGATAGACAAGAGAATAATTTCAATTCCCCAAAAGCATTCTCATCTCATCCTTAGCAAGAACTCTTATGGTCCCTTTAGCACTTTTGGTGAAGGGAGGCTCATTACCTCCTGAGACAACCCACCTCACATAAGGACAACGATTTCATCTACAAAACTGTCCTTAATGTAGGTTCTATCATCTCTAATGCTTCAAACTGGAacatggaggctcagagagatatGCATAGTATGCAAACACATGAGGAAAAGCTTAGAAGGATATATATTAAAGTTTTCACGTAACTTTGTGTTTTCCTGAAATGTTAATGGTacagtgaatacattttttttcagattttatttttaagtaatctctacacccaaagtggggctctaacctacaaccccaagatcaagagtcgcatactccaccaactgagccatccaggtgccccaaaatgaatgtattttttttagattaaaataattgaaagaactttgtttttcatattcattGTTAATGATCTATTACGTTTTGAAAACAACTCAAGGTcctatgaatgtattttttttttaactataattatAAAGCCTTaagttcaaggtcacacagaaagtggcagggccaggattggAACCCATTGCTAGACAACTTCCAATGAGGGTAGAATTTTCTGGACTGTCTCCTAGTGACCCTGAGCTCCAGTGTCTTGTCATTCCAGGTCTCAGGGCTCCTTTCATTCAGCTGGGCCTCCACCTCCAGCTTTGGCTCTCATCCCAGAGAGCAGGATACAGCTGAGGAGGACTTGATAGGGATGAGACTCCAGGTCTGGGGCCTTGAGTGAATCTTGCACAGAGGTATTCTCTGGGACCACTCCCTCCCCCAATCCTGGTCCTTGAGGGCAGCCAACATTGCATTAGCCTCTGCATCCCCAGGAGTAGCTCTTGGTGAGAAGCTGTGGGAGGAAGGAGACCCAGCACCAGACAGCTTCACTAACTGTGTGATTTGAAGGGAAGGAGGTAAAGCGCTTCGGAGACAGTGGAGACCCCTCCGCCCCGGGTATGGACAGAATGTACAGGATGATTATTACCCAGATCATTGCTGTCGTCACCTTCGCCGAGTGTGGGACCTCCCCGCCCCTCCAAGGCCAATGATTGCGCCAGAGCCCCTGCGCGCTAGCAAGCAGGTGACGCTGCCGCTGACGGCCAGCTGGGGGTAAGGGAGAGTAGAGGGGGGCCTTCGCGTCGGTGCAGCGAGAACTGCCACGTGATTCCCCGCAACGACGGCAGGCGtaccctctgtccctccccatctgcCTCCGGATACCCACAGACTGGCGCCGCGTCCTCAGGCGCTCCGGGCTTCCCCGCGTCACCTGCAGCCAGGGCGCCCCCCCGCGTGGCCGCCATTCATTTCCTCCTACACAGCACGCGCAGCCCTAGCCTCCAGAGCCAGCAGATCTGCGTGGCGCGGCAGGCGCTTTGAGCCCGAGTTTCGGCTTCAGCAGCAGGGTTGAGGGTCTACCCTGGTGAGCGCCCGTCGGCCCAGTAGCGAGATTCCTCCTAGAAGAGACCGAAATACACAGAGACTCAGGAGAGGCAACAGTGGCACGTAGGTACAGGGGCCAAGCATGGAGACATACGAAAGGCAGAGACACTTACGAGACAGACGTAGACAGAGACCACGACACAAAGCGATACGGGGCGCAGAGACagatacagacacagagagatagagggacatatagataggcagagagagacacagcagggCAAAAAAGCACTCCAGATAAACAGTTTAAGACCTAAAGACCAACCCGAAACGAACGCGCCAACGGCGGTGACAGCACTCACCCGCCCGCTTGAGCTATTCCCGAATCCGCGGGATTCTCACAGTCCAGCACTAACCAGTACgggatcctccctccctctcccgccGCCAGCGCGTTTCCCAGGTCCCCTCTTTCAGATGCcgcccaggctccaggcttctggcCCGGACCCGCCCGCCAATTCCCAGTCCCCCTTGCTCGCCTCCCTAGGCTCCTTACCagaccctcctccctctcctcggTTTCTgggctccctcccgccccccccccctccccagccccgcctcTCCCGACCAGATCCTGCTCCCGTTGGCCGGTAGGATTCGCCCAGCCGCCACTCCCGCCATTGTGCAGGACCCTCCCACTAACACTCCCTGCCCTCGTTTGAGTGCTGGGCGCGCTCCTGTCGCTCCCGCCCCGCCTCTCTCCCCTGGCCGGTGCCCGCCCCACCTCCACCGCGCCCCGCCTGCCGCGCTCTGCGGCAGTCGGGCGCTCATCGTCATTCCGCTCTTGCCGCCgccgccacccccgccccccgcccccgcccggtcCCCGTCACcacctccgccgccgccgccgccgcctgccCAGCGGCCCGGGAGGCGGAGGCGCGGGGGAGGAGGCCCCGCTTGGCTCCGCAGCCCCGGATGCTGCATGACTTCATCCTTCCGCCGGCTACCCTGCTGAGCTAGGGCCGGTCCGGCAGCTAgcccgccgcccgcgccccgcTGCAGTCCCGcgcccgccccgcgcccgccccgcgcccgccATGTCCGAGATCCTGCCCTACAGTGAGGACAAGATGGGCCGCTTCGCCGCCGACCCCGAGGGCTCCGACCTCTCGTTCAGCTGCCGCCTGCAGGACACCAACTCCTTCTTCGCGGGCAATCAAGCCAAGCGACCCCCCCAAGCTGGGCCAAATCGGCCGAGCCAAGAGAGGTATGCGGCCGGGGCCCGGAGTCGCCGCTTGACCCAGAAACCCTTCGCCGGCGCCCCCCCGGCTGCGGTTCCCCGCCAAGCGCCCGCAGCTCTTGCCGCAGACCAGCGCAGCCAGCCGCTCGCCGGccagggtttggggggggggggtggtgccccCGCTGCAGTCTTgtgtccctctcttcccctctcccgggAACGCAGTGCCCCGGATTCGATGCTCTCCACCTCTGGAAGTAGAGTCCTGACACCCGGGCGAGGGGGAGGGGCCGGCCGGGGCATTTGGGGCTGCCTGAAGTGGGAACGTGGGGCTACGGGCCGTTTCTTCAGGATCAAACGCTGAATTGGTGGATGCTACGGAAAACCTTCGGGTGCGAAGGGACGTCCGATTGGAGAAAGGACAGCGGGGCTGGGGATTCGGTTGTCCTTGTTGTTTGCATGGGGAGGGGGCTCTGTTGGTGCCAGGATCTTAAGAGGGCTTCAAGCGGCGAGAGGGTTAGGGTGAGGAGAGGGTTGGACCAGGCGAAAATTCTGTTTGAGAAGAGGGTCTGTTGAAGAGGGGGCTCCCACTAGCAAAAGGAAGATCAGCTCGGATGGAGGAGAGCTCAGGCGGCGGGAGGATTTGGACCGGGAGGTAGAACAACTGGTTGGAAGAGGGGGCGTTCCTGCATCGGGAGGGGAAGAGGGTCTAAGGGGACTGGGCTCGGCGGTGGGGTCGAGTCGACAGGAGAATTCGGATGGGGAGGGCACAGTGGCACGGGCGTCCGAGGGGCGTCGCTGGGCCACGGGAAGTAGCTGAGCGGGGCGCGAGGACACGGGGCCCATTCTCGCCGCCGCCCCCCGAGGCCGCGCGGCTGACGCGCTTTCTCCCTGCGCAGTGGTGATCGAGGATGACCGGATAGACGACGTGCTgaaggggatgggggagaagCCGCCGTCCGGAGTGTAGACGCGCCGGCTCGGGCGGCGGGCTCCGGGCCCAGCCCCGCAGCGGCCAGGAGCGCGGGCCGGCTATGCGGCTGccggcgccccccgccccggcccaggCGCCCGCGGGCGGGGGCTGCAGGGCCGCGCCGCCTCCGGGTTGGAgtcgctgccgccgccgccgcctggcACTCCGGAGCTGTCCGCTTCAGCACCACGGCGGCGGCGGTAGCGGCGGCGCGGACCGGCCTGGAGCCCGCCGCCGCGCTCATGCACTTTAGAACCTCGGGCCGCAGCCCCACCCCGCACACCGGAACGGACACAGAGACCCGCGGCCCTCGGCCCCCAACCCGCCCCCTCCCGCACGactcccctgccccgcccctctccGGCCGGTCAGGTCCGCAGAGCCGGCTACCGGCCGGGGTCGAttcgcgtgcgcgcgcgcgcgcgcgcgcgcagcCAGGGATGTTTGGCTGCGTATTTGCATGAGCTTCCCACCTACCTGAGCCCAGCCCTCCAGGCTgctcttctctcccacccctgtCTGGCGTGACCCCAGCCTTAGCCTCTTTCTAAGGGACTTCCTCagcacatttgtatttttatatccgACTCTTTGTTTACTGGCTCCCCTCATGGTtcatgccctccctcccccagtctcgGCCACGCTCTTCTGCGCCTGGCAGATAGGATGGGTGTTGAGTCTGAGATGGAACAAGCCCTAACATGGTAACCAACCACATGGCCAGTCTGCCCAGGCCTGACCCCAGGCGGCTCTCTGGCAGACCCCTCCTCTCAAGGTATCACCTTCCAAGGGCCCAAGTCTGATTTTACCTTGGACCCCTGCATCCTGCCCCTGGGAACCCAAGTGAGGACTGCTCTGCACCTTTGGATGACACCTGTGGCCCTGGAGATGTTTTCACCCCAGGGGTGTCCTTTGTAAATGTTCCTCCATCCTCACTGTACCAGGAGTGTGTGAATAAACACAGacctccctgtgtgtgtgtggccactgCTTTGGTCTGCTCAGGAGCCAGGCCAAAATGGCTCCAATCcattttggggagggggcagataaCTTGGGAATCTCAGGTGCATGTTGCTGGTAGGGGAGGGTTGCCAAGTAAACACAGGCAGGCCAATCTGACTTGAGGACATCTTACAATGTAGCTTCCTTTGGTAAATATACAACCTAAGCAGGATAGGACACTAGAGCTTGGGCTGGAGCTAGGATCAGAAGCATAAAGCAATCTTGATTCAAAGTCTGCAGCCTCCCGTAGATAAATCCAGGTTGAATGGGGGTCAATAATAGGCCCCAGGGATGCAGGTCTCTGAGTCTGGCTGGCATGTGGAGCAGTTATGCTGAGCTTTGCCCCAGGGGATGAATCGTTGGTAGTTCAGTAGGGTAGGGGAGGAAGTTAGGGAATCCAGGAGAGATCTGAGGAACCCAAGAAGGAAACCAGAAACCTTGGATTTGGGATCTAGTTTAACCTGGGCTGTATTGTTTCATGTGGGGTTGCTCCCATCAGCTCTATCTTAGGCATGGTGCCTCTGGGATTGTGAGCACCTTGAATCCAACCCTAAATCCAAGCCCTAAATCAGGAATTCCAAGTACTTGAAGAGCCcaggggagaaaggcagggaggacTGGAGGACATGCCTCTGGCCTCACAGGTGAATGGCACTGAGGAAGTCCTCATGATCCGAGTCCTGGAGGAAGCAGGGTGAGGTGGGAGGTCTAGCGGGTGAGAGGATCTCAGTCCCAAGGGCAAGTTGGGCTACAGTGAGTTCTTTACCCTTCTGCATGAGGTAAAGATGGAAGTGGAAGCCACTGCCATAGGTTGCATGCTTCAGGGACCAGCCATATTGGGCTTGGGCATAGTGTCTGATCCGAAAGTGGGGCGCAGCTGAGGTCAATGAGATGAATCGGCCTCCAGGGACCAACACCCGGCTCACCTGCAAGGCAGACAGAGAAGCCACTGGTGAGGAGTCCATCTCCAGGTTCTCAAAGGTTAGTATTGCCCCAGATGCCTTCCTAGGTACTACCCTATGTTCCATAGCTCAGGGCTCTCCATGGCAAGAGTGAgccttcttctctgcccctactcACTTCATGGGGGTAGGGCTATATTCTACCCAGGTAAGAGCATGGGAGTGATGTCAGGTGCATGGGCACTGCTTTCCTGTCACCCTCCTAGTCTGTGTTACCCATCTGGAACCTGGCTGTTACCTCATCCCTATTGGCAGCTTAATAGCTAACCATCAGCATCTGTGAGCCTGGCCACTCCAGGCCCCTATAATCTTTACCCAGCTTAACCTTCCTTCCGGTAACCATGGTCCTAAAAGTGAGCCATTACCGATTCCAAACTATATCTCCTTCTGACTTCTGAGTTCTTTCAACCTCCCAAAAccccagtccctcctccccacctcttggTCTACCCTTTCTTGTGGCTCCCTCACCTCACTCAGCACCTGGTCCACAGTGTGGACACCTTCAGAAGACACAGTCCAGGGATCTCGTTCTCCAGCTAACAGGGCATCCAGTGTGCCCTTCTCAAGCACCACATCGAAGGAGCCACTGGGGAAGTCCAAGGCCCGCACATCCATGGTCTCCCAGCGCAGGTTGGGCACATGGGCATAGCGAACCCGCATAGCAGCCACCACCACTGATGAGTAGTCCACACTGGTCACATCAGGGAAGCCTCCAAGAAACAGCTCATAGCTCAGGGCACTGTTCCCACAGCCTAGGATAGGAAGGGATGGAATGGGTGGCAAAAGGGCTGGGTTAGATTTGGTTCTCACTCCTGAAATTATCCATCTACTCTTGGCCCATCTTCTATCAGCCTAAACCCTCCCATACCGAGGGAGAAGCAGCAGGGTataagaaagaacacaaattttgGAGTCATAGTCATGCAGAACTGGGCACATATCCTGGCTCTAACATTTCTGGCTGTGTAGACTAGGGTAAGTTGTTTACATACCAGGAACTTGGATTTCCtactgagaaaaatgaagataGCAATATCTAGCCTACATGCAGGATGTGATacactaaatttaaaaactaaggggtgccttggtggctcagttggttaagcatccaacttcggcttaggtcatgatctcacagttcgtgggttcgagccctgcatcgggctctgtgctgacaactcagagcctggagcccgcttcagattctgtgtctccctctctcttctcctcccgggctcacactctgtctctctcaaatataaacaaacattaaaaaaaaaaaaaaaaacctaaaacagcTGGAGAGTAGCTGCAGGAGCTCTGAAGCTCTGAACTTCAGAGTTCAAAGATCTAGATTCTGCTACCTCTGGTCACACAGCCATGGCAAGTCATtcaactctgagcctcagtttcctcatagaCAGAATGGGGATAATACTGGCATCATTGGAACCATAACATTATTTGGATAGTGTTAGTATTATCCCAGTCCCTAACCTCTCAGAGAACCTTTGAGGATATCAGCCCTCACAGTCTGAGGATATCAGACTTCACATTAGGGGTTAGTATCCTACTTTGGTTTCCCAGGCAGAATTAACAAGTGTGGGGTAACTCGGTGGGGACACACAGTGGAGTGGATTCCTTGTAATTCCTTAATGTATTGAGCACTACATATTGGGTTCTGCATATGAACAGGTAGCTCATGCTCTAGTGGGAGGAAAAGATGTGTATTCAGGCAACTGCCATATAATGCGAAGCGAGTTTCAATAGGGACAGTGTGCGAAAACACATAGGATGGCTCCTGTCCCCACCTCTGGTGGGTCAGCCAAGGCTTTCAGAGAAGGTGATAACCAACCAGAGTCTTGAAGAATCCTAACACTCTGGTGGGAAGTACCTGGAAAGCAGTCCCAGAGGGCAGAGTATGGTGAGAGATGGGACAGAAGTTAGAGGACAGGATGTGGACCCAAAGCATAGGTGTGACTTCCTTTGAAGGTATGTGGGCCTCTTCCAGGCCCTCTTGTGGTCAGTCTCAGCCTGAAAATGGAGCTGGATGGCAGTTCTGGTTGACCCACAGCTCTTGGGCTTAGATTGCCTTTAATCCTCATTTGCCTCCCTAAGAGGATCACAGGATCAGCTGTTAGGATAGCCCTAATCTAGTAGGGTTTGGCACCTGGACAGGGCACTGAGAGGCTGCTGGCTGGTCCTCAGCTGCCCCTTCCTATGTCCCTCCTCAGGCCCTACAGCTGAGGAAGAATACTATTTTGCCTAGGAAAACCCAGTGTGTGTTTTTCCACACTGGAACTACAAGCCCAGAGAGATACACTGCATGGAATCAGAGGTGAGGGTGGATGAACAAGAGACCCTAAGTCAGTTCAGGCTAAATTCCCACTGGGTTCTCTGACCCACAAACTCTTCACCACCCCACATCTGACCTCATATGCCCATAGAGCTCTGCCCAACTGTGGACGAAcccaaatttcctttctttgtccccCATGGTACAAGAATGGCATCTTCCAAGAGAAATTCGTCCAAGGATGAAGAGAGAACAAAACCTGACCACAAACCAAATCATACTTACAAAGCAGCGATTCCTGGTCCTGCTGCCTCAGTGATTGGAGGCTAGCAACTAAGAGAAGGGTCTTGGGAAGGCCATTGCTTTCCTGGATGAGGCTTTAGGGAAGCAGAGCCCTGGAGAAATGCGCCACATCCAAGAACCCATCACATGGGAGCCCAGAGCTATGCGGACCCTATCCCAGCACCAAGAGACAGATATATAAGCCAAAATACCAATTCACTAACTTATAATAGGAAAAATTACCATCATAGGGACTGAGAAGGCTGTCAATCCTGG from Panthera uncia isolate 11264 chromosome C2, Puncia_PCG_1.0, whole genome shotgun sequence encodes the following:
- the EEF1AKMT4 gene encoding EEF1A lysine methyltransferase 4 encodes the protein MASPGAPAPPPEIPEQNCWYREVQYWDQRYRNAADSAPYEWFGDFSSFRALLEPELRPEDRILVLGCGNSALSYELFLGGFPDVTSVDYSSVVVAAMRVRYAHVPNLRWETMDVRALDFPSGSFDVVLEKGTLDALLAGERDPWTVSSEGVHTVDQVLSEVSRVLVPGGRFISLTSAAPHFRIRHYAQAQYGWSLKHATYGSGFHFHLYLMQKGKELTVAQLALGTEILSPARPPTSPCFLQDSDHEDFLSAIHL
- the CAMK2N2 gene encoding LOW QUALITY PROTEIN: calcium/calmodulin-dependent protein kinase II inhibitor 2 (The sequence of the model RefSeq protein was modified relative to this genomic sequence to represent the inferred CDS: deleted 1 base in 1 codon), which codes for MSEILPYSEDKMGRFAADPEGSDLSFSCRLQDTNSFFAGNQAKRPPKLGQIGRAKRVVIEDDRIDDVLKGMGEKPPSGV